A single window of Methylacidimicrobium sp. AP8 DNA harbors:
- a CDS encoding acyl-protein synthetase: MAKEKSTPVSLRELLGGPEGRRRWGDLLLKLGENDEKRFGRLALALCRAQAKEVAPLRRLLEAQSDRSGDWREIPFLPQELFKQASVFAHAPRPPQKVFETSGTTSGNRGRHFLLDTDLYRIVSTEGARRAGVPWEAVDLHFLAPSPEEAPHSSLSAMFGFWAEANPRPSRFWIRDGLLDRTGLLSALEEAIGQGRPVGLCGTAFAFIPLLESCRGTTLPLPRGSFLLETGGFKGRTRELPKREFYRALESAFGIPAEEIWSEYGMTELSSQAYARGVGGIHRVPPWTRVRILDPRTGRECRTGSKGLVAWIDLANVDSVLAVETRDEAIAARNSFRLLGRSASVPLRGCSLTAEELRAQ, translated from the coding sequence ATGGCAAAAGAGAAAAGCACGCCGGTTTCGCTCCGGGAGCTTCTCGGCGGCCCGGAAGGCCGAAGACGCTGGGGAGATCTTCTCCTGAAGCTCGGCGAGAACGACGAGAAACGATTCGGGCGCCTTGCGCTCGCCCTCTGCCGAGCCCAGGCGAAGGAAGTTGCGCCGCTACGGCGGCTGCTCGAGGCCCAGAGCGATCGCTCCGGAGATTGGCGGGAAATTCCTTTTTTGCCTCAGGAGCTTTTCAAGCAGGCCTCTGTATTCGCCCATGCGCCCCGGCCTCCGCAAAAAGTCTTCGAAACGAGCGGAACGACCAGTGGAAATCGCGGGCGCCACTTCCTCCTCGACACCGATCTCTATCGGATTGTGAGCACCGAAGGAGCCAGACGGGCGGGGGTCCCCTGGGAGGCGGTCGACCTCCACTTTCTTGCTCCCTCTCCGGAAGAGGCCCCCCATTCGTCTCTTTCCGCGATGTTCGGGTTCTGGGCGGAAGCCAACCCCCGCCCGTCCCGCTTTTGGATTCGCGACGGCCTGCTCGACCGGACCGGCTTGCTCTCCGCCCTGGAGGAGGCGATCGGTCAAGGGCGGCCCGTCGGGCTTTGCGGAACCGCCTTCGCGTTCATCCCGCTTCTGGAGAGCTGCCGAGGAACGACCCTGCCCCTCCCCCGGGGGAGCTTCCTCTTGGAAACCGGCGGCTTTAAGGGCCGGACGCGGGAACTTCCCAAACGCGAGTTCTATCGGGCCCTGGAAAGCGCCTTCGGCATCCCGGCAGAGGAGATCTGGAGCGAATACGGGATGACCGAGCTTTCGAGCCAAGCCTACGCCCGCGGTGTCGGGGGGATCCACCGGGTTCCGCCCTGGACGCGTGTCCGGATTCTCGACCCGCGGACCGGCCGGGAGTGCCGGACCGGAAGCAAGGGCTTGGTTGCCTGGATCGACCTCGCCAACGTCGATTCGGTGCTGGCGGTCGAGACTCGCGACGAAGCGATCGCCGCCCGGAACAGCTTCCGCCTCCTCGGCCGGTCCGCCTCCGTTCCGCTGCGAGGGTGCTCCCTTACCGCCGAAGAGCTTCGCGCGCAATGA
- the hisI gene encoding phosphoribosyl-AMP cyclohydrolase, producing MSAGSEIEQSSRLEPRFDPAGTIPCITVDAETGEVLMVAYMNREALDRTIATGLATYYSRSRGKLWVKGEESGFVQQVREIRVDCDQDCLLLKVSVKGGASCHVGYRSCFYRRLKPGSAEELEFTESQKVFDPEKVYRRSS from the coding sequence ATGAGCGCCGGATCGGAGATCGAGCAGAGCAGCCGGCTCGAGCCGCGGTTCGACCCGGCCGGGACCATCCCTTGCATCACCGTGGATGCCGAGACCGGGGAAGTCCTCATGGTCGCCTACATGAACCGGGAGGCGCTCGACCGGACGATCGCCACGGGCTTGGCGACCTATTACAGCCGCTCGCGCGGGAAGCTCTGGGTGAAAGGGGAGGAGTCGGGCTTCGTCCAGCAGGTTCGAGAGATCCGGGTCGACTGCGATCAGGATTGCCTCTTGCTCAAGGTTTCCGTGAAGGGCGGGGCCTCCTGCCACGTCGGCTACCGGAGCTGCTTCTACCGGCGGCTTAAGCCGGGAAGCGCGGAGGAGCTCGAGTTCACCGAGTCCCAAAAGGTTTTCGATCCGGAGAAGGTTTACCGGCGCAGCTCCTGA
- a CDS encoding molybdopterin molybdotransferase MoeA has protein sequence MVTADEGWRVLGSLAKPVGSERVPLRRLYGRVLAEEIRAESPLPPFSRSLVDGYAVRAEDLPGPLPVCGASEAGRPFPGTLPPGSAVRVLTGAVVPEGATHVVMQEYVERAAEGIRVLSPLGPTNIQRSGEDAQPGQLLLSPGNRLGAGQIALLAALGRSEASVFRRVRVAHLLSGDELAPAGELLPAGRIHDVDGPMIAALCEAGGFDLVGQRWVPDEREEMERAVEEWIPEVDVLVLSGGLGPGETDLVPRTLSALGCTIHVQGLAIRPGKPFLCASRETTLVLGLPGNPGAHLALFWLFVKPLLEALCGMPFSIPWQTGRLNVDLAAGPLVRETFWPVRTAIREGGVWLEPLPWTGSASVTTLARAQGFVRLPRGRGPFAAKELLSFLPFA, from the coding sequence ATGGTGACGGCGGACGAGGGATGGCGCGTCCTGGGAAGCTTGGCGAAACCGGTCGGATCGGAACGGGTCCCCTTGAGACGCCTCTACGGAAGAGTGCTGGCCGAGGAGATCCGGGCGGAGAGCCCGCTTCCCCCATTTTCCCGCTCGCTGGTGGACGGATATGCGGTGCGCGCCGAGGATCTGCCCGGCCCGCTCCCCGTTTGCGGGGCTTCGGAAGCGGGACGGCCCTTTCCCGGAACGTTGCCGCCGGGCTCGGCCGTGCGCGTCCTGACGGGCGCGGTCGTTCCGGAGGGCGCCACGCACGTCGTGATGCAGGAATATGTCGAGCGTGCCGCCGAAGGGATCCGCGTGCTCTCGCCTCTCGGACCCACTAACATCCAGAGGAGTGGAGAGGATGCGCAGCCGGGCCAGCTCCTGCTCAGCCCGGGGAACCGGCTCGGGGCGGGGCAGATCGCCCTCCTGGCGGCCTTAGGGAGAAGCGAGGCCTCGGTTTTCCGGCGGGTACGCGTAGCCCATCTGCTTTCCGGGGATGAGCTGGCTCCCGCGGGCGAGCTTCTTCCGGCGGGGCGGATCCACGACGTCGACGGTCCGATGATAGCCGCTCTCTGCGAAGCTGGGGGCTTCGATCTGGTCGGACAACGGTGGGTGCCGGACGAGCGGGAGGAGATGGAGCGGGCGGTCGAAGAGTGGATCCCCGAGGTTGACGTTCTCGTTCTTTCCGGAGGGCTGGGGCCGGGGGAGACCGACCTCGTGCCCCGGACCCTGTCGGCATTGGGGTGCACGATCCATGTTCAGGGGCTCGCGATTCGGCCGGGCAAGCCGTTCTTGTGCGCCTCGCGGGAAACAACGCTGGTGCTGGGCCTGCCCGGCAACCCGGGCGCCCATCTCGCACTTTTCTGGCTCTTCGTGAAGCCGCTCCTCGAGGCCCTTTGCGGCATGCCTTTTTCCATTCCCTGGCAGACCGGGCGCTTGAACGTCGATCTTGCCGCCGGCCCTCTGGTCCGCGAGACCTTCTGGCCGGTGAGGACGGCGATTCGAGAGGGCGGGGTCTGGCTGGAGCCCCTCCCGTGGACCGGCTCGGCTTCCGTGACGACTCTGGCGCGCGCGCAGGGGTTCGTCCGGCTGCCGAGAGGCCGCGGACCGTTCGCGGCCAAGGAGCTCCTCTCCTTTCTCCCCTTCGCATGA
- a CDS encoding NADPH:quinone reductase — translation MKAIRVHEFGDPEVMRCEEVPDPEPGPGQLLLRIRAAGVNPIDAYIRAGRYGSLPPLPYTPGLDAAGVIERVGEGVSIRKAGERVYVGGSITGTYAEWALCAEKQAGLLPESISFAQGAGVYVPYVTAYRALFQKAEAMPSETVFIHGGSGAVGLAAIQLAVAAGCRVAASAGTEEGRRLARKQGAELVVDHCSEAHGAEVLAWTGGAGVAVLLEMLANVNLGRDLDLLAVGGRAVVIGSRGSVEIDPRAILSREARVLGVSLFRASDEEIATARSAVEAGLANGTLRPIVREELPLAQAPVAHRRVMEPGALGKIVLIP, via the coding sequence ATGAAGGCCATTCGTGTGCATGAATTTGGCGATCCGGAGGTGATGCGGTGCGAGGAGGTGCCGGATCCGGAGCCGGGACCGGGCCAGCTGCTGCTTCGCATCCGGGCCGCCGGGGTGAACCCGATCGACGCCTATATCCGTGCGGGCCGTTATGGGTCGCTGCCGCCTCTTCCCTATACTCCCGGGCTGGATGCCGCCGGCGTGATCGAGAGGGTGGGAGAAGGCGTGTCGATCCGAAAGGCGGGCGAGCGGGTCTATGTCGGGGGCAGCATCACCGGGACCTACGCGGAGTGGGCGCTCTGCGCCGAAAAGCAAGCCGGGCTTCTTCCCGAGTCGATCTCCTTCGCCCAGGGTGCGGGAGTCTACGTTCCCTATGTGACCGCCTACCGGGCTCTCTTTCAAAAGGCCGAGGCGATGCCGTCCGAGACGGTCTTCATCCACGGGGGGAGCGGTGCCGTGGGCCTGGCCGCGATCCAGTTGGCCGTCGCCGCCGGCTGCCGGGTTGCAGCATCGGCGGGGACCGAGGAGGGGCGCCGGCTCGCGAGGAAGCAAGGAGCCGAGCTGGTCGTCGACCACTGCTCGGAAGCGCACGGAGCGGAGGTGCTCGCCTGGACCGGAGGAGCAGGGGTCGCGGTTCTCTTGGAAATGCTGGCCAACGTCAACCTCGGCCGCGATCTGGATCTCCTTGCGGTGGGGGGGCGGGCCGTCGTGATCGGTTCCCGGGGCTCTGTCGAGATCGATCCCCGCGCCATCCTCTCCCGGGAGGCTCGCGTTCTCGGGGTTTCCCTCTTTCGCGCCTCGGACGAGGAGATCGCCACCGCGCGCTCGGCCGTCGAAGCCGGGCTGGCCAACGGAACGCTTCGGCCGATCGTGCGCGAGGAGCTGCCGCTAGCGCAGGCGCCCGTGGCGCACCGGCGGGTGATGGAGCCGGGAGCCTTGGGCAAGATCGTCCTGATCCCCTGA
- a CDS encoding VIT1/CCC1 transporter family protein: MKSGKRDDAALLRKYWLAEKRSAEAYRDLAEAEPVDRRREIFLRLAETEERHAARWEEELRARGVPPPSLPGGWRRWWRRWWRRAVGPALIIGKLERAEDRQEQEYLRRRKEGLIPQALDAAFREMAAEERSHAQVLQALGGANPPKSVAGKILARERWHKRGGGWVADAIYGVNDGLGAVFGIVSGVASATENQTHYVLLSGLAGMLASALSMGAGAYLAAKSEREVYEAEMAREAEEVAQNPEEEKQEMALFYELQGFDREEARAMSEKLFSRPEQFLAVMSRSELGLAEESFPRPLTACLSASISTGIGALVPLLPFFFLGGVQAISLSFGISLAAHFLVGAAKSLITTRSWWSSGLEMTMVGVLEAIATYGLGFLFRVPM; encoded by the coding sequence GTGAAGAGCGGAAAGCGGGACGACGCCGCCCTGCTGCGGAAATACTGGCTCGCCGAGAAGAGGAGCGCGGAGGCCTATCGGGATCTGGCCGAAGCCGAGCCCGTCGACCGCCGTCGGGAGATCTTCCTGCGCTTGGCGGAGACCGAGGAGAGACATGCGGCTCGATGGGAGGAGGAGTTGCGGGCGCGGGGAGTTCCCCCTCCGAGCCTGCCGGGCGGCTGGCGGCGCTGGTGGCGGCGCTGGTGGCGGCGGGCGGTCGGTCCGGCCCTGATCATCGGGAAGCTGGAAAGAGCCGAAGATCGGCAAGAGCAGGAGTATCTGAGGCGGCGGAAGGAGGGATTGATCCCCCAGGCGCTCGACGCCGCCTTCCGGGAGATGGCGGCCGAAGAGCGCTCTCATGCCCAAGTCTTGCAGGCGCTCGGAGGGGCCAATCCCCCGAAGAGCGTCGCGGGAAAGATTCTCGCCCGGGAGCGTTGGCATAAGCGCGGCGGCGGATGGGTGGCCGATGCGATCTACGGCGTGAACGACGGCCTGGGCGCGGTCTTCGGCATCGTATCCGGGGTCGCAAGCGCCACCGAGAACCAGACCCACTATGTGCTTCTCTCCGGGTTGGCGGGCATGCTCGCGTCGGCGCTGTCCATGGGAGCGGGCGCCTATCTGGCCGCCAAGAGCGAGCGGGAAGTCTACGAGGCGGAGATGGCCCGGGAAGCCGAGGAGGTGGCGCAAAACCCCGAGGAAGAAAAACAAGAGATGGCGCTCTTTTATGAGCTCCAAGGATTCGACCGCGAGGAGGCGCGGGCGATGTCGGAAAAGCTTTTTTCCCGCCCGGAGCAGTTTCTGGCGGTGATGTCCCGCTCGGAGCTCGGGCTTGCCGAAGAGTCGTTCCCCCGCCCGTTGACCGCTTGCCTATCCGCATCGATTTCCACGGGGATCGGCGCCTTGGTTCCTCTCCTTCCGTTTTTCTTTTTGGGCGGCGTCCAGGCGATTTCGCTCTCCTTCGGGATCAGCCTGGCGGCCCATTTCCTCGTCGGCGCCGCCAAGTCCTTGATCACGACCCGATCCTGGTGGTCTTCCGGGCTCGAGATGACCATGGTCGGCGTTCTGGAGGCGATCGCGACCTACGGGCTCGGCTTCCTCTTCCGGGTTCCGATGTAG
- the moaC gene encoding cyclic pyranopterin monophosphate synthase MoaC: MTPASSSSSPSFSHLDDSGRARMVRVTEKADQRRRAMAEGFLRLAPETVERLRAQALPKGDVLTVAQVAGVLGAKKTAELIPLCHPLPLHHVEVRLVPETDRIRIVAAAETVGKTGVEMEALTAVAVAALTLYDMCKAVDKGMSIEGVRLLEKEKEPVAGKEES, encoded by the coding sequence ATGACTCCCGCTTCATCCTCTTCCTCCCCGTCCTTCTCTCACCTTGACGATTCCGGGCGGGCCCGGATGGTCCGGGTGACCGAGAAGGCCGACCAGAGGCGCAGGGCGATGGCCGAGGGATTCCTGCGGCTGGCTCCGGAAACGGTCGAAAGGCTCCGTGCGCAGGCGCTGCCCAAGGGGGACGTCCTCACCGTCGCTCAGGTCGCCGGGGTCCTCGGCGCGAAGAAGACGGCGGAACTGATCCCTCTCTGCCATCCGCTCCCCCTCCATCACGTGGAAGTGCGGCTGGTGCCCGAGACGGATCGAATCCGGATCGTGGCGGCTGCGGAAACCGTGGGAAAGACCGGGGTGGAAATGGAGGCGCTGACGGCGGTCGCCGTGGCGGCTTTGACTCTGTACGACATGTGCAAGGCGGTCGACAAGGGGATGTCGATCGAGGGGGTGCGGCTCTTGGAAAAAGAGAAGGAGCCGGTGGCGGGCAAAGAGGAATCATGA
- the recN gene encoding DNA repair protein RecN has product MIVLRFLRVEHLPLIGCLEWELGPGFTVVTGETGAGKSLLIGALGFLLGNRPDRSFFPGGGKACSVEGEFHLEEAAAAALNPVLESSGAQPCEEGVLLVRRVLSPSGSGRQFLNGCAATTAVLRQVGDLLLDLHGPHEHQSLLRRSTQLSLLDAFGGLEELVGRVEEAYDRLEEARSQERILSDPERERARRLRRNAVQEIGQAAIRLEEEEEILRELELSRHGWKLLETVGEVDALLFGEQGALERVARARRVLAGWASLDGPGAAKAEELLEASAVGLRELEALLIDYRERLEVDPERLNALEARRSLLESLKRKYGPSLSDVLRTLQTAERELAEEEEELRRRRELAEIRPELERRFGEAQRRLSEERRRVGEQLARAVSRELAELGFPRADFRIAWIPRPQPGRKGAEEAEFLFAANPGQPPLPLREIASSGETARLMLAVKTVLAAVDRVPILVFDEIDSNVAGETAWKVGSHLRNLGTHHQVICVTHLAPVAAQGDRHFCVRKEQSETETRIRLERLDESRRREELARMLGGKSEESLALADRMLSAAPRAGSPGKAG; this is encoded by the coding sequence GTGATCGTGCTCCGGTTCCTGCGCGTCGAACACCTGCCTCTGATCGGCTGCCTCGAATGGGAGCTTGGTCCCGGCTTCACGGTCGTCACGGGCGAGACGGGCGCCGGCAAGTCCCTCTTGATCGGGGCCTTGGGCTTTCTCCTGGGGAACCGGCCGGACCGCTCCTTCTTTCCGGGCGGCGGCAAAGCCTGCTCGGTCGAAGGGGAATTCCACCTCGAGGAGGCGGCGGCAGCGGCCTTGAACCCGGTCCTGGAATCGAGCGGCGCCCAGCCCTGCGAGGAAGGGGTTCTGCTGGTAAGACGAGTTCTTTCGCCTTCCGGCTCCGGCCGGCAGTTCCTCAACGGCTGCGCGGCCACGACCGCCGTCCTGCGGCAGGTCGGCGACCTCCTTCTCGACCTGCACGGCCCCCATGAGCACCAGTCCCTCCTCCGGCGTAGCACCCAGCTCTCTCTTCTCGACGCCTTCGGCGGCTTGGAGGAGCTGGTCGGTCGCGTAGAGGAGGCCTACGACCGGCTCGAAGAGGCCAGAAGCCAAGAAAGGATTCTCTCCGATCCGGAACGGGAACGCGCCCGTCGTCTGCGCCGGAACGCGGTTCAGGAGATCGGGCAAGCGGCCATCCGGCTCGAAGAAGAGGAAGAGATCCTCCGGGAGCTTGAGCTTTCGCGGCACGGCTGGAAGCTGCTCGAGACGGTCGGTGAGGTCGACGCACTCCTATTCGGCGAGCAGGGCGCCCTCGAGCGCGTCGCGCGCGCCCGGCGTGTGCTCGCCGGCTGGGCGAGCCTCGACGGCCCCGGTGCCGCGAAAGCCGAGGAGCTTCTGGAAGCCTCGGCCGTCGGTCTCCGGGAGCTCGAGGCTCTGCTGATCGACTACCGGGAACGGCTCGAGGTCGACCCGGAACGGCTCAACGCCCTGGAAGCACGGCGGAGCCTCCTGGAAAGCTTGAAGCGGAAGTACGGCCCCTCCCTCTCCGACGTCCTCCGCACGCTGCAAACCGCCGAACGGGAACTGGCCGAGGAAGAGGAGGAGCTGCGGCGGCGCCGGGAGCTCGCCGAAATACGGCCCGAGCTCGAGCGCCGCTTCGGAGAAGCCCAGCGGCGGCTCAGCGAAGAGCGGAGGCGCGTGGGCGAGCAGCTCGCCCGGGCGGTCTCCCGCGAGTTGGCCGAGCTCGGATTTCCGCGCGCGGACTTCCGGATCGCCTGGATCCCCCGTCCGCAACCGGGCAGAAAAGGCGCGGAGGAAGCGGAGTTTCTCTTCGCCGCCAATCCCGGACAGCCGCCTCTCCCTCTCCGGGAGATTGCATCGAGCGGGGAGACGGCCCGCCTCATGCTTGCCGTCAAGACGGTCCTCGCGGCGGTCGACCGGGTTCCGATCCTCGTTTTCGACGAGATCGACTCGAACGTGGCAGGCGAAACCGCTTGGAAGGTAGGCAGCCATCTGCGCAACCTGGGAACGCACCATCAAGTCATCTGCGTCACCCACCTCGCCCCGGTCGCCGCTCAAGGCGATCGCCATTTTTGCGTCCGCAAAGAACAGTCCGAAACCGAAACCCGGATCCGGCTCGAGCGCCTCGACGAGTCGCGAAGGAGGGAGGAGCTGGCGCGCATGCTGGGAGGAAAGAGCGAGGAATCGCTGGCGCTGGCCGACCGCATGCTTTCGGCAGCTCCGCGAGCGGGATCCCCCGGAAAGGCGGGGTGA
- a CDS encoding acyl-CoA reductase gives MTAADRIERLAPVCRLFPELGISGPEDLRSLLAAALGSIEALDGFVRHGSGWSRAIPPRRIYHVLASTLPVSGWRSLLEGLLLGSDNLLQCPKEQRGALFRFRAALPPALRKKARILPAYSEDFFAAADAVVVFGRDQTIRHFRSRCRDDRIFVGYGHRASLLWAGRIGRPTPALAEAVARDVGAYDQAGCLSPQCLLLDPATALSPLTELLVRALSREAQDHPVRRSAWEAARIREARTVARALGWPVWDDGERLQWTLVVRDLPQFQPSCGHRVLYLDAVPEARLEHWLAPLAGHLSTIGIAGPLPAAVRKLFCRLGASRFCPAGRMQHPSPLWHHDGRTPLADLVRWVDWEGPGLPPAPRRRSGPGG, from the coding sequence ATGACGGCCGCGGACCGGATCGAGCGATTGGCGCCCGTCTGCCGCCTCTTCCCCGAGCTGGGGATCTCGGGTCCGGAGGATCTCCGCTCGCTCCTCGCCGCGGCCCTGGGGAGCATAGAAGCCCTCGACGGCTTCGTCCGCCACGGCTCCGGCTGGAGCCGCGCGATCCCGCCCCGACGCATCTACCACGTGCTCGCGAGCACTCTTCCCGTTTCGGGCTGGCGATCCCTTTTGGAGGGCCTGCTCCTCGGATCGGACAACCTTCTCCAGTGCCCCAAGGAGCAGCGGGGCGCTCTCTTCCGGTTCCGCGCCGCCCTCCCGCCGGCACTCCGGAAAAAGGCGCGGATCCTTCCGGCGTATTCGGAGGACTTCTTTGCCGCGGCCGACGCCGTGGTGGTCTTCGGGCGGGACCAAACGATCCGCCACTTCCGGTCGCGGTGCCGCGACGACCGGATTTTTGTCGGCTACGGACACCGCGCGAGCCTGCTCTGGGCCGGCAGGATCGGCCGCCCGACGCCCGCCCTGGCCGAGGCCGTCGCCCGAGACGTGGGCGCATACGACCAAGCCGGCTGCCTCTCTCCGCAGTGCCTCCTCCTAGACCCGGCGACCGCCCTCTCCCCCCTGACCGAACTGCTGGTCCGCGCGCTTTCCCGCGAAGCGCAGGACCATCCCGTCCGCCGCAGCGCCTGGGAAGCGGCCCGGATCCGCGAAGCGCGAACGGTCGCGCGCGCGCTCGGCTGGCCCGTCTGGGATGACGGAGAAAGGCTCCAGTGGACGCTGGTGGTCCGCGATCTTCCGCAATTCCAACCCTCCTGCGGACACCGGGTCCTCTACCTGGACGCGGTCCCGGAAGCCCGGCTCGAGCATTGGCTGGCTCCCCTCGCCGGCCACCTCTCTACGATCGGGATCGCCGGTCCGCTCCCCGCCGCCGTCCGCAAGCTCTTTTGCCGTCTCGGAGCCAGCCGCTTCTGCCCGGCGGGAAGGATGCAGCATCCTTCCCCGCTCTGGCATCACGACGGAAGGACCCCGCTGGCCGATCTGGTCCGTTGGGTCGACTGGGAAGGGCCGGGCCTGCCGCCGGCTCCCCGCCGCCGGAGCGGCCCCGGCGGATAA
- the mog gene encoding molybdopterin adenylyltransferase: MKVGRVTLSDRAHAGVYEDRSGPEIERMVEEIFAEPIEFVRILLPDEEDAIVEALRRLADREECALALTTGGTGPAPRDVTPEATRRVLQKELPGFGEIMRSRSFARVPTAILSRATAGIRGRCLIVNLPGRPSAVRDCLELLGPAIAECLDHIRGFRPRLRERK; encoded by the coding sequence ATGAAGGTCGGGCGGGTTACCTTGAGCGATCGGGCCCATGCGGGGGTCTACGAGGATCGGAGCGGCCCCGAGATCGAGCGGATGGTCGAGGAGATCTTCGCCGAGCCGATCGAATTCGTGCGGATCCTGCTTCCGGACGAGGAGGACGCGATCGTCGAGGCGCTTCGTCGCCTTGCGGACCGGGAAGAGTGCGCGCTGGCCCTGACCACGGGGGGCACCGGCCCGGCTCCCCGCGACGTGACGCCGGAGGCGACACGGCGGGTGCTGCAAAAGGAGCTGCCGGGATTCGGCGAGATCATGCGGTCTCGCTCGTTCGCCCGGGTCCCGACGGCGATTCTCTCTCGGGCGACCGCGGGCATTCGCGGCCGCTGCTTGATCGTCAATCTGCCGGGTCGACCGTCGGCCGTCCGCGACTGCCTCGAGCTCCTGGGACCGGCGATCGCCGAATGCCTCGACCATATCCGGGGCTTCCGCCCTAGGCTGCGGGAGCGGAAGTAG
- a CDS encoding polymer-forming cytoskeletal protein — MFPNLFPSNAANRFAGSDGEEKVSLMPGCELQGELFTQRDGWVGGKFSGTLVVGGRLVVAGSAEVQGVVVAGSIDVEPGARVQGICFVGPQGIEEWKRYREAKVA, encoded by the coding sequence TTGTTTCCGAATCTGTTTCCAAGCAACGCAGCGAACCGGTTTGCGGGCTCGGACGGCGAAGAGAAGGTCAGCCTGATGCCCGGTTGCGAGCTCCAGGGCGAGCTTTTCACCCAGCGGGACGGCTGGGTCGGAGGGAAGTTTTCCGGCACTCTGGTGGTGGGCGGGCGGCTCGTCGTGGCCGGGTCGGCCGAAGTGCAGGGGGTGGTGGTTGCCGGCAGCATCGACGTCGAGCCGGGTGCCCGGGTGCAGGGCATCTGCTTTGTCGGCCCTCAGGGCATTGAAGAATGGAAGCGGTATCGGGAAGCGAAGGTCGCATGA
- a CDS encoding polymer-forming cytoskeletal protein, translating to MTCGNGPRDRKKIRCPHCGGEQWEAPAALSTICRRCQEYISLVPKRESGFERKGRPARDRFVRCPFCGAGQWVYASARSSGCIACGSDLNLVDYQVHGRAREPLKTLGDVEFHPGCDYRGPRVEARQVRISGRIVAEVRGSAAVQFRKEGDVKGGVVAPDVEVCSRSSASAAAIVTCVLRVAGRLESDRIVALCSLEVRDGGILRAGRILAPRLRVIGRASLLGRIEVLPLPEPPEVSLPALEAVARRIVPEEPLFGW from the coding sequence ATGACCTGCGGGAACGGCCCGAGGGATCGGAAGAAGATCCGCTGCCCGCATTGCGGTGGGGAGCAGTGGGAGGCGCCTGCGGCCCTCTCGACGATCTGCCGCCGGTGCCAGGAATACATTTCCCTCGTGCCGAAGCGGGAGAGCGGCTTCGAGCGCAAAGGTCGGCCCGCGCGGGACCGGTTCGTCCGCTGCCCGTTTTGCGGGGCGGGCCAATGGGTCTACGCGTCCGCCCGCTCATCGGGATGCATCGCCTGCGGGAGCGACCTGAACTTGGTCGATTACCAAGTGCACGGGAGGGCCAGAGAGCCGCTGAAGACTCTCGGGGATGTCGAATTCCATCCGGGCTGCGACTATCGTGGGCCGCGAGTGGAGGCGCGCCAAGTGCGGATCAGCGGCCGGATCGTGGCGGAGGTGCGGGGGAGCGCGGCCGTGCAGTTTCGGAAAGAAGGAGATGTCAAGGGAGGGGTCGTCGCCCCGGACGTGGAGGTCTGCTCCCGGTCGAGCGCCTCCGCGGCCGCTATCGTCACCTGCGTCCTGCGGGTGGCCGGTCGGCTGGAAAGCGATCGGATCGTGGCGCTGTGCAGCTTGGAGGTGAGGGACGGAGGCATCCTCCGCGCCGGGCGGATCTTGGCTCCGCGACTTCGCGTGATCGGGCGTGCCTCTCTTCTTGGAAGGATCGAGGTTCTCCCTCTGCCCGAGCCGCCGGAGGTCTCCCTCCCCGCCTTGGAAGCGGTGGCCAGGCGGATCGTTCCGGAGGAACCTCTTTTCGGGTGGTAA